ATATAAATCTATTTCTTTATCAATGCGGGTGTTGAATGACTTCTTCAATTTACTCAACTTCAAGTTCTATAACTCATTTTCAGCACCCCAAAGTTCCACCACTTCTACATTCTATGAAGCGTTGTATGTTATAACCTCTTGGCTATCGGCAAGAGGTTTAGGTAGATTACGATTATAATTAAAAATTCCCAATTAAAAATTTTAAAATGTTACATTTTTATTTTTAATTTTGCGAAAAGTTGCGTGCGGGGGTTTCCCCCGTTGAGCAAACTTTTCAAGACGAATTTTTAATTTTATTCAACTTCATTAAAGAGATGTTCCTCTAACAGCGGTTGAACTTTACGAAACTCTTCTGGTGAAAGTAATTCAGGTGTACCTGCTTTTGTTATTCGTGCAAAAAACAACAGTGGATCAAGAGGCGTATAAATTGCATACTCCTGATCTTCGTGATAGAAGCTAGAGAGTAGCTGTAGTTGCTCTGGCTCTAAATCTGCCTCGTCGTCTTCGATTTCTAAGGTAAAAAGTTCTGACTCTTCAACTGGTGGTAAATCACCCGCAACCGTCAGAGCATAAGCTGTATTTTTTAGAATCAGGTTTTGCTCAGATAGTACAGCTTGGGCTGTGGTAAAAAGTTGATCAATGACGGCATCATCTTCTACTAGCAGAGCTTCTTCTTCTTCTTCCTCACCTTGCCAAGCAAAAATCTCTACAGGTGAGTCTACAGGAAGAAGTAAAACATATTCTTGCCCATCTACCTCAAGGGAATGCTCGATATAACATTCGAGCGATCGCCCCTTTTCATCGGTTAAAGTGATGGAACCCGCATGAGCGTTATCATTTTCTTCAGGAAATTCAGAGGAAAACATAGCCGAGTTGTAAAACTTTAATAAATGTCAGCAAATGTGGTAATCGTTTAACTGTTGAATGACAGAAAATGTCAACCAAATAGCTTGAAACGTAGCTACAACTGCTGGGTAATCGTTTTCAGAATATCATGTAAAAAGGTATCAATACTCAACAGCTACTACGCTAGGGTGTGAACCGGCACGTCTAATATCCAACCATTGTTGCAAAATCAAAGAGGCTGCTTTTCGGTCAATCAGACCTTTATTGCGTGATGGAGAACGATTCTCAGCTATTAGCAGTTGTTCTGCCTGAAATGAAGTTAATCGCTCATCCACATATTCCAGAGGCAGTTTCAGCGCTTTAGCAAGTCTTGTAGCAAACTTTTGGGTTTGACGTGCCTGAAATCCCAGGGAGCCATCCATTGAATAAGGTAAGCCAATAATCAAGATTTGCACTTCGCGTTCATTAACTATTTGTCGTATTTGTTCAACATCTTGGTCAAAAGATGTGCGCTCAACTGTAGTGATGCCTGTGGCAATCAAACCCGTGCGATCGCATCCTGCTACACCAATCCGCTTGCGACCCAAATCTAAACCCAATGCTGAGATAAACGACTTTTGCTGTTCTTGGGGTAACACCTACTTCTCCTGCTCTGCATCTGCTGACTCTGGCTGGCAAGATGCTTCCATACTTGTGTTTTTTCCCGAAAAGTTCAGAGGTTCTGACTTGGCTGGCAATGGTCTATCTGATGGCGATTTTCCTGGTTGTAACCATGACATTCCACCTGGTACTGGTTTACGTGCTGGTTGTAGACCTTGCAGCATATCAGTCCACTGAATTCCTTCTAAAGAGACGAATTTCGACTCCCGTAGCTTGTGCCATACCGAACGAGACATGATTAGCGTATGTTCTATACGTTTTGCCCCAATTCGCTCTAAATACTCTTCTCGTTCTGGCTGATAGTCTGAAGACGCTAGTTGCAAACCCTGCTGCGGAAAATCTTGAGCAATGCGAGCCAACTGAGACAGTAATTCTGGATACAGCCAAGTGTAAGCTGGATGAACCGTCAGCGTTGCTACATGGGGAACTTCACCTTTGCGATCAAGTTGCACTTGAAAATGACCGATCGCTGCTTTACGTTGGGGTTCAAACACGTAGCCACTCACTATTTCTGTTTTGGTTACCCACTGCTTGACGGCATCAGTTAACACGCCAAACAAACTCGTTTTGAAATCGCGAGTGTTGCGATCAAAAACCTGACGGACTAAAGGTGGCATTGATGCCGTATCTAGTTGATATAGTAGCTGGGCATCGGCGTTACTCACTGGTAAGAGATTGGGTAAGTCTGGCTCTCCTTGTGCCAACTCAGCCAGTAATTCCGCTTCAATTTCCCAATATGTCATTTCCGCCAAACGTTGAAATCCATTTTGTCGGTACAGCGCCAGCGCCTCTTTGTCATTGACGTTGACTTCCAGTAACCAGGTGCGAGCTTCCAGAATCGATTCAAAACAATGGCGCAAAAGTTGCGAGCCGATTCCCTGCTTATCTGCACCCTGCTCTAGCATCACTCGATCAATTCGCCAAGTGCTGCGTGTTCGGTTAAACGGTGACACCTGAATCATCCCCAGCAGCATCCGTCCTTGCTCTGCTACATAGCCGCAAAAGCGGTACTGTAGCGGATTAGGAAACCAACTCAAAAATTTGAGTAATCCATACCAACGGCGTAACCATTGCATTTGGCGTATGGCAAAACCTGATCCCTTGTGAGTTAGGGTTGCGAATGACTCTTGAGTTAAGCGCTCAATTCCGTCCAGATCCCGGTATTGGACTGGTCGGATGACAACGCTGAGATTTCGGGGAAGTATTGAGGTCATTTTGATTCGAGCCGCCATTTCGCCTTAACTAAATTGCTCTCGGTGAGATACTGCTGCAATAATCTTAACGGCTTTCCGCTTCCGGCTATTGCGCCAAAAGAGTGATTTTCGTAACTAATATACTTATAAAAACGCAGAAAAAGCAGACCTTGTGAGAACACCACTGGCGTTTACCCAACAATATCTGCTTCTATCTTATTTTAATTTTGTTTAAATTTTATATAGATTGTGACCCTTGCCGAGAAACTAGCTTTTCAAAATTGGCTTGGGTCTGATGGAGTAATTGCTGGCGACTATCTTGATGAGTCTGCTTCAGGGTTGGAACCAGATTACGAGCTTGTAAGGTCATATGAAGTTGCAGGTGGGCAACATATTCGCTGAAATCTTCATTTGGTACAACTGCGCCCGTTAAGAAATTTGATTCCATTGCCACTATGTTCTCCTTTGCTAATGCTCTGCTGTTTCTTCACATCATTACTACTTATCATGTTGTTCAGTCTATCTTCTTAATTTGCAATGAAGTGTAACGGTTTTTAGTAATGCACTGTGGGGATTGGGGACTGGGGATTGAGCATTGGGCATTAAGAGTGCTGAGTCAGGAATCCAGAGCTAATACCATTTCACTTGAAGAATGATACAAATACTTTGGTAGGGACACGGCAATGCCGTGTCCCTAAAAGAAATGTATATCTATCAAGATTTTCGTGAATTGGTATAAGAGCCAAGAGTCAAGGTAAGTTATTTCTCCCCTGCTTCCCCTGCTTCACCTGCTCCCTGCTCCCCTGTCTCCTTGCCCCTAGCAAGGCGATCGCTTGGCGATTACTACCGTTGCATTTACTCGCAATATCTTAATTTGAGTACTCAGTGCCGATAATTAAGGTATAATCCAGCGTTTATCTCTGTTTCTGCTGACTTGCTATAGTTACAAGCTTTACTATTAAATAGTAAAAATACTGAAAGAACCAAGTAGTTTCTTATAACCGTTGCGTAAAAGCGGCAGCTAAGCTTACAACTTCGGTGGGGTCAAGCGGCGTGGATATATATGTTTGACAACCCATCTCTAAAAATGTTTTAGGGTAAGTGCATCTATTTGTATCCAATACTGCAACTGTCAAAATTTCTTTCCCTGTTTCCAGCGCTTGAGCTTTTACTTTTGCTAGCAGCGTAGAATTTTTCAGCAAATTAATACTAGCGAATATAATATTTAAGGT
This region of Nostoc sp. UHCC 0302 genomic DNA includes:
- a CDS encoding DUF3727 domain-containing protein, whose amino-acid sequence is MFSSEFPEENDNAHAGSITLTDEKGRSLECYIEHSLEVDGQEYVLLLPVDSPVEIFAWQGEEEEEEALLVEDDAVIDQLFTTAQAVLSEQNLILKNTAYALTVAGDLPPVEESELFTLEIEDDEADLEPEQLQLLSSFYHEDQEYAIYTPLDPLLFFARITKAGTPELLSPEEFRKVQPLLEEHLFNEVE
- the ruvX gene encoding Holliday junction resolvase RuvX, encoding MLPQEQQKSFISALGLDLGRKRIGVAGCDRTGLIATGITTVERTSFDQDVEQIRQIVNEREVQILIIGLPYSMDGSLGFQARQTQKFATRLAKALKLPLEYVDERLTSFQAEQLLIAENRSPSRNKGLIDRKAASLILQQWLDIRRAGSHPSVVAVEY
- a CDS encoding GNAT family N-acetyltransferase, giving the protein MAARIKMTSILPRNLSVVIRPVQYRDLDGIERLTQESFATLTHKGSGFAIRQMQWLRRWYGLLKFLSWFPNPLQYRFCGYVAEQGRMLLGMIQVSPFNRTRSTWRIDRVMLEQGADKQGIGSQLLRHCFESILEARTWLLEVNVNDKEALALYRQNGFQRLAEMTYWEIEAELLAELAQGEPDLPNLLPVSNADAQLLYQLDTASMPPLVRQVFDRNTRDFKTSLFGVLTDAVKQWVTKTEIVSGYVFEPQRKAAIGHFQVQLDRKGEVPHVATLTVHPAYTWLYPELLSQLARIAQDFPQQGLQLASSDYQPEREEYLERIGAKRIEHTLIMSRSVWHKLRESKFVSLEGIQWTDMLQGLQPARKPVPGGMSWLQPGKSPSDRPLPAKSEPLNFSGKNTSMEASCQPESADAEQEK